A stretch of the Capsicum annuum cultivar UCD-10X-F1 chromosome 8, UCD10Xv1.1, whole genome shotgun sequence genome encodes the following:
- the LOC107879098 gene encoding uncharacterized protein LOC107879098 codes for MDEFRLGAYERAELYKERIKKYHDRRIEKQDFQKGDVVLFFNSRLKIFLRKLKSKWSVPFRVKKVYSSRVVELKNEDGSVFKVNGQHVKLYIGTTDSMKRIAILYLDEV; via the coding sequence ATGGATGAGTTCCGCCTTGGAGCCTATGAAAGGGCTGAATTgtacaaagaaagaataaagaagtacCATGACCGTAGAATTGAAAAGCAGGATTTTCAGAAAGGTGACGTGGTGCTCTTCTTCAACTCTCGACTCAAGATTTTTCTAcgtaagctcaaatccaaatggtctGTCCCATTTAGAGTTAAGaaagtctactcatctagagtagtggaaCTCAAAAATGAAGATGGAAGTGTCTTTAAAGTTAATGGGCAGCATGTAAAACTGTATATCGGTACAACAGACTCGATGAAGAGAATTGCGATACtctatctcgatgaagtttga